From Amycolatopsis sp. cg9, one genomic window encodes:
- a CDS encoding cytochrome P450: protein MTPTHTDPLPRFPFDTASALEPPPQWAEFREKCPVAHVALASGDQATLITRYDDVKTVLSDPRFTRPTPADDAARVADTESGGIFNSEMATVLPQHGEAHITWRRTLGKWFTAKRMNALRPGMAAMAEQLIDEMVAKGAPGDLKAGVAFPLPVWVICDMLGVPDTDRDRFAHWSDVMLSMTRYTQAEFDAAQQEFGRYMGGLIAGKRAEPGDDILSALLPEGWPDPMLIATGIGLLIAGHETTANMIAKMVAMLLADRSRWEALLADPSLVRTAVEESLRLDANAGVGMMRYLGEDFEVGGTVLPRGTTAMCSMAAANRDERAFGNAAEMDLGRSPNPHLAFGAGAHACLGQPLARTELQVVLEVLLRKLPSLELAVPADELRRVEGLAVGGLRELPVRW from the coding sequence ATGACGCCGACCCACACCGACCCGCTGCCACGCTTCCCGTTCGACACCGCGAGCGCGCTCGAACCCCCGCCCCAGTGGGCCGAGTTCCGGGAGAAGTGCCCCGTCGCCCACGTCGCGCTGGCCAGCGGCGACCAAGCGACCCTGATCACCCGTTACGACGACGTCAAGACCGTCCTCTCCGACCCCCGCTTCACCCGCCCGACCCCGGCCGACGACGCCGCGCGGGTCGCCGACACCGAGTCCGGCGGGATCTTCAACTCCGAGATGGCCACCGTGCTGCCGCAGCACGGCGAAGCCCACATCACCTGGCGGCGCACGCTCGGGAAGTGGTTCACCGCCAAGCGGATGAACGCGCTGCGGCCCGGGATGGCGGCGATGGCCGAGCAGCTCATCGACGAGATGGTCGCCAAGGGCGCGCCCGGGGACCTCAAGGCGGGGGTCGCCTTCCCGCTGCCGGTCTGGGTCATCTGCGACATGCTCGGCGTGCCCGACACCGACCGCGACCGGTTCGCGCACTGGTCCGACGTCATGCTCAGCATGACCCGGTACACCCAGGCCGAGTTCGACGCCGCCCAGCAGGAGTTCGGGCGGTACATGGGCGGGCTCATCGCCGGCAAGCGGGCCGAACCCGGGGACGACATCCTGAGCGCGCTGCTGCCCGAAGGCTGGCCGGACCCGATGCTCATCGCCACCGGGATCGGCCTGCTCATCGCCGGGCACGAGACGACCGCGAACATGATCGCCAAGATGGTCGCGATGCTGCTGGCCGACCGGAGCCGGTGGGAGGCGCTGCTCGCCGACCCGTCGCTGGTGCGCACGGCCGTCGAAGAATCGCTGCGGCTGGACGCCAACGCCGGGGTCGGCATGATGCGCTACCTCGGCGAGGACTTCGAGGTCGGCGGGACCGTGCTGCCGCGCGGCACCACCGCGATGTGCAGCATGGCCGCCGCCAACCGGGACGAGCGCGCGTTCGGCAACGCCGCCGAAATGGACCTGGGCCGCAGCCCGAACCCGCACCTCGCCTTCGGGGCCGGTGCGCACGCCTGCCTCGGGCAGCCGCTGGCCCGCACCGAGCTGCAGGTCGTCCTGGAAGTGCTGCTGCGCAAGCTGCCTTCGCTCGAGCTCGCCGTCCCGGCGGACGAACTGCGCCGGGTCGAGGGGCTCGCCGTCGGCGGCCTGCGGGAACTGCCCGTCCGCTGGTGA
- a CDS encoding pyridoxamine 5'-phosphate oxidase family protein: MTAWREFEAAEPEFAERVRTLFDAHKHKTIATLRADGSPRISGIETVFAGGELTFGSMPNARKGADLARDPRFAVHSATIDPVEGAEAQWPGEAKISGRAVTADGEGFRADIAEVVHTHLNAAATLLVVEWWTPAGGLRKVERE; the protein is encoded by the coding sequence ATGACTGCGTGGCGGGAGTTCGAAGCGGCGGAGCCGGAGTTCGCCGAGCGCGTGCGGACGCTGTTCGACGCGCACAAGCACAAGACGATCGCCACGCTGCGGGCCGACGGCTCGCCGCGGATTTCGGGCATCGAGACGGTCTTCGCCGGCGGCGAGCTGACCTTCGGGTCGATGCCGAACGCGCGCAAGGGCGCGGACCTGGCGCGGGACCCGCGGTTCGCGGTGCACAGCGCGACGATCGACCCGGTCGAGGGCGCGGAGGCGCAGTGGCCGGGGGAGGCGAAGATCTCGGGCCGGGCGGTCACGGCCGACGGGGAGGGGTTCCGGGCCGACATCGCGGAGGTCGTGCACACGCACCTGAACGCGGCGGCGACCTTGCTGGTGGTGGAGTGGTGGACGCCGGCGGGCGGGCTGCGCAAGGTCGAGCGCGAGTGA
- a CDS encoding cytochrome P450, which produces MIGQLTADPYPLLARLRAAEGVSWLPELAGWLVTRHDLALRVMRDAAAFTVDDPRFSTALVVGPSMLSLEAAEHTRHRTPFARHFRPREIADRFTGFVRAECARLVNGFAADGRAELRRALAGPLSVAVVADALGLAGTDTARVLAWYDAIVSTVDEITAGRSPGSRGAEAFGELRAHLEGTVGRRSLLTEAARDLALPEVVSNAAVLMFGGIETTEGMIANLLLHLLRDPAQWAAVRADRTLIPAAIEESLRLEPAAAVVDRYATRDTALAGASIARGDLVTVSLTAANRDPAVFSHPDVFDPRRPDLRKQLAFAHGPHFCLGADLARLEARIAVETLLDRLPGIALTGEVAPSGLVFRKPAAVPARWLPS; this is translated from the coding sequence GTGATCGGGCAGCTCACAGCCGACCCGTACCCGCTGCTGGCCCGGCTGCGCGCGGCCGAGGGGGTGTCCTGGCTGCCGGAGCTGGCCGGCTGGCTGGTCACGCGGCACGACCTGGCGCTGCGGGTGATGCGCGACGCGGCCGCGTTCACCGTCGACGACCCCCGGTTCTCGACGGCCCTGGTCGTCGGCCCGTCGATGCTCTCGCTGGAGGCGGCCGAGCACACCCGGCACCGGACGCCGTTCGCCCGGCACTTCCGCCCCCGCGAGATCGCGGACCGCTTCACCGGCTTCGTCCGCGCCGAATGCGCCCGGCTCGTCAACGGCTTCGCGGCGGACGGGCGCGCGGAGCTGCGGCGGGCGCTGGCCGGTCCCCTCTCCGTGGCGGTGGTGGCCGACGCGCTGGGCCTGGCCGGCACGGACACGGCGCGGGTGCTGGCCTGGTACGACGCGATCGTGTCCACAGTGGATGAGATCACCGCGGGTCGCTCGCCGGGATCCCGTGGTGCGGAAGCGTTCGGCGAGCTGCGCGCGCACCTCGAGGGCACGGTCGGCCGGCGCTCGCTGCTGACCGAGGCGGCGCGGGACCTGGCGCTGCCGGAGGTCGTGTCGAACGCGGCGGTGCTGATGTTCGGCGGCATCGAGACGACCGAGGGCATGATCGCGAACCTCCTGCTGCACCTGCTGCGCGACCCGGCGCAGTGGGCCGCGGTCCGGGCGGACCGCACGCTCATCCCGGCCGCGATCGAGGAATCCCTGCGCCTCGAACCCGCGGCGGCGGTGGTCGACCGCTACGCGACCCGCGACACCGCGCTCGCCGGAGCGTCGATCGCGCGGGGCGATCTCGTGACGGTCTCGCTCACCGCCGCCAACCGCGACCCGGCGGTGTTCTCGCACCCGGACGTGTTCGACCCGCGTCGCCCGGACCTGCGCAAACAGCTGGCGTTCGCGCACGGCCCGCACTTCTGCCTCGGCGCCGACCTCGCTCGCCTGGAGGCGCGGATCGCCGTCGAGACCCTGCTCGACCGGCTGCCCGGGATCGCACTGACCGGGGAAGTCGCGCCGTCGGGGCTGGTGTTCCGCAAACCCGCGGCCGTACCCGCGCGGTGGCTGCCATCATGA
- a CDS encoding TetR/AcrR family transcriptional regulator gives MSEPKPKRADARRNEKTLLDAAAAVFVASGVDAPVRDIAAKAGVGMGTIYRHFPTRADLIIAVYRHQVEACAAAGPTLLASAASPHAALAEWIDLFVDFLVTKHGLAGVLQGDGFDTLHAYFLDRLVPVCAELLEAAGLTARVRPLELMRGVGNLCIGAEDNPDYDARRLVGILIAGLRA, from the coding sequence GTGAGCGAGCCCAAGCCCAAGCGTGCCGACGCCCGGCGCAACGAGAAGACGCTGCTGGACGCGGCGGCCGCGGTCTTCGTCGCGTCCGGGGTGGACGCGCCGGTGCGGGACATCGCGGCGAAGGCGGGCGTCGGGATGGGCACGATCTACCGCCACTTCCCGACCCGGGCCGACCTGATCATCGCCGTCTACCGGCACCAGGTGGAGGCCTGCGCCGCGGCCGGGCCCACGCTGCTGGCTTCGGCCGCGTCGCCGCACGCGGCGCTGGCGGAGTGGATCGACCTGTTCGTCGACTTCCTCGTGACCAAGCACGGGCTCGCGGGCGTCCTGCAGGGCGACGGCTTCGACACGCTGCACGCGTACTTCCTGGACCGCCTGGTGCCGGTGTGCGCCGAGCTGCTCGAGGCCGCCGGGCTGACCGCGCGGGTGCGGCCGCTGGAGCTGATGCGCGGCGTCGGCAACCTGTGCATCGGCGCGGAGGACAACCCGGACTACGACGCGCGCCGCCTGGTCGGCATCCTGATCGCGGGGCTGCGGGCGTGA
- a CDS encoding aldo/keto reductase, protein MQYRTLGRTGVQVSTLALGAMNFGAIGRTTQDDATAIVDAAIEGGINLIDTADMYGQGESEVMVGQAVKGRRDDLVLATKAAMPMGEERNHRGSSRRWLVKALDDSLRRLGVDHVDLYQVHRWDPATSDEETLSALTDLQRAGKIRAFGSSTFPAYRIVQAQWAAREHHLSRYATEQPSYSILQRGIEAHVLPVTQEYGLGVLAWSPLASGWLSGAVRAGQEITTSRSQVLPQRFDLTDPANQARLDAVEKLAKLADQAALSLIQLALGFVTAHPGVTSALIGPRTLGHLESQLAAADTVLPADVLDEIDAIVAPGVDLAAHEKFDTPPALLDPSLRRR, encoded by the coding sequence ATGCAGTACCGCACCCTGGGCCGGACCGGCGTCCAGGTCAGCACGCTCGCACTCGGCGCGATGAACTTCGGCGCCATCGGGCGCACCACCCAGGACGACGCCACCGCCATCGTCGACGCCGCCATCGAGGGCGGGATCAACCTGATCGACACCGCCGACATGTACGGCCAGGGCGAGTCGGAGGTCATGGTCGGCCAGGCCGTCAAGGGCCGCCGCGACGACCTCGTGCTCGCCACGAAGGCGGCCATGCCGATGGGCGAGGAGCGCAACCACCGCGGCAGCTCCCGCCGCTGGCTGGTCAAGGCCCTGGACGACAGCCTGCGCCGCCTCGGCGTCGACCACGTCGACCTCTACCAGGTCCACCGCTGGGACCCCGCCACGAGCGACGAGGAAACGCTTTCCGCGCTGACCGACCTGCAGCGCGCGGGCAAGATCCGCGCCTTCGGCTCGTCGACGTTCCCCGCGTACCGGATCGTGCAGGCCCAGTGGGCCGCGCGCGAGCACCACCTGAGCCGGTACGCCACCGAGCAGCCCAGCTACTCGATCCTGCAGCGCGGCATCGAAGCCCACGTCCTGCCGGTGACGCAGGAGTACGGCCTCGGCGTGCTCGCGTGGAGCCCGCTCGCGTCGGGCTGGCTCTCGGGCGCGGTCCGGGCCGGGCAGGAGATCACGACCAGCCGGTCGCAGGTGCTCCCCCAGCGTTTCGACCTCACCGACCCGGCCAACCAGGCCCGCCTCGACGCCGTCGAAAAGCTCGCCAAGCTGGCCGACCAGGCGGCACTTTCGCTGATTCAGCTGGCGCTCGGGTTCGTCACCGCGCACCCGGGCGTGACCAGCGCGCTCATCGGCCCGCGCACGCTCGGCCACCTGGAGTCGCAGCTCGCCGCCGCCGACACCGTGCTGCCCGCCGACGTCCTCGACGAGATCGACGCGATCGTCGCCCCCGGCGTCGACCTGGCCGCGCACGAGAAGTTCGACACCCCGCCCGCCCTGCTCGACCCGTCCCTCCGGAGGCGCTGA
- a CDS encoding LLM class flavin-dependent oxidoreductase gives MTSFGIMIPPMNVGYDEIRRVWREADGIPEIEHAWLFDHLMPIGGDPDGPIFEGWTLLSALAAQTERIRLGLMVTSNRFRPPAVLAKIATTVDVVSGGRLDFGIGAGSRPSHPLARREYDGHGLPYHTQDDAVAALAEACTVIRRLWTEAEPFDFDGEHVKLKGAFGNPKPVQRPHPPIMIGGRASATLRVVAEHADQWNIPGGGDIEDLAARSRLLDRFCAEIGRDPASITRSIFLPVDYDKPAATREKIEEATGAGFGHVVLGLGNPYPDGVVRWVADELIR, from the coding sequence ATGACCAGCTTCGGCATCATGATCCCGCCCATGAACGTGGGCTACGACGAGATCCGGCGCGTCTGGCGCGAGGCCGACGGGATCCCCGAGATCGAGCACGCCTGGCTGTTCGACCACCTCATGCCGATCGGCGGCGACCCCGACGGCCCGATCTTCGAAGGCTGGACACTGCTTTCGGCACTGGCCGCGCAGACCGAGCGGATCCGGCTCGGCCTGATGGTGACCAGCAACCGCTTCCGGCCGCCGGCGGTGCTGGCGAAGATCGCGACCACAGTGGACGTCGTGTCCGGCGGCCGCCTCGACTTCGGCATCGGCGCCGGCTCCCGGCCGAGCCACCCGCTGGCCCGCCGGGAATACGACGGCCACGGCCTGCCGTACCACACCCAGGACGACGCCGTCGCCGCGCTCGCCGAGGCGTGCACGGTCATCCGTCGCTTGTGGACCGAGGCCGAGCCGTTCGACTTCGACGGCGAGCACGTCAAGCTGAAGGGTGCCTTCGGCAACCCGAAGCCGGTGCAACGGCCGCACCCGCCGATCATGATCGGCGGGCGGGCGAGCGCCACGCTGCGGGTGGTCGCCGAGCACGCCGACCAGTGGAACATCCCGGGCGGCGGCGACATCGAGGACCTGGCCGCCCGCAGCCGGCTGCTTGACCGCTTCTGCGCCGAGATCGGCCGCGACCCGGCGTCGATCACCCGCTCGATCTTCCTGCCCGTCGACTACGACAAGCCCGCCGCCACGCGGGAAAAGATCGAAGAAGCGACCGGCGCCGGGTTCGGCCACGTCGTGCTCGGCTTGGGCAACCCGTACCCGGACGGCGTGGTCCGGTGGGTCGCCGACGAGCTGATCCGCTGA
- a CDS encoding carbohydrate ABC transporter permease produces MTKKRWLGYAVLLLVAALYIYPFLIQLATAFKTDADATAHPLLPWPQQWSASVFRTLAEQDFPRWALNSVFVSVTITVGRVVFNSLAGYALSRLRFRGRRAVFGAVLAVIAVPSVVLLIPKFLVLNQLGMYDSYAGMIIPLLVDGTGVFIMKQFFDTVPVSVEEAARIDGAGPFRTFWSVVLPMSKPALITVTILSFQGSWNELPHYIVSRQDPALNTLTSGVASLVSGELGQGNQFPLKLAAALLMTVPVAIVYFVFSRRFTQGTYEGADK; encoded by the coding sequence ATGACGAAGAAGCGCTGGCTCGGGTACGCGGTGCTGCTGCTGGTCGCGGCGCTGTACATCTACCCCTTCCTCATCCAGCTCGCGACGGCGTTCAAGACCGACGCCGACGCCACCGCGCACCCGCTCCTGCCGTGGCCGCAGCAGTGGTCCGCCAGTGTCTTCCGGACGCTCGCCGAGCAGGACTTCCCGCGCTGGGCCCTGAACTCCGTGTTCGTCTCGGTGACGATCACCGTCGGGCGGGTCGTCTTCAACTCCCTCGCCGGCTACGCCCTTTCCCGGCTGCGGTTCCGCGGCCGGCGCGCGGTCTTCGGGGCCGTCCTGGCGGTCATCGCCGTGCCGAGCGTGGTGCTGCTGATCCCGAAGTTCCTGGTGCTGAACCAGCTCGGCATGTACGACAGCTACGCGGGGATGATCATCCCGCTGCTGGTCGACGGCACCGGGGTGTTCATCATGAAGCAGTTCTTCGACACCGTGCCGGTGAGCGTCGAGGAAGCCGCCCGGATCGACGGCGCCGGTCCGTTCCGGACCTTCTGGTCAGTGGTCCTGCCGATGTCGAAACCGGCGTTGATCACCGTGACCATCTTGTCGTTCCAAGGATCGTGGAACGAGCTGCCGCACTACATCGTGTCGCGGCAGGACCCGGCGCTGAACACGCTGACCTCCGGCGTCGCGAGCCTGGTCTCCGGCGAACTCGGCCAGGGCAACCAGTTCCCGCTGAAGCTGGCCGCGGCGCTGCTGATGACGGTGCCGGTCGCGATCGTCTACTTCGTGTTCTCGCGCCGGTTCACCCAGGGCACCTACGAGGGAGCCGACAAGTAG
- a CDS encoding carbohydrate ABC transporter permease has translation MGTLLTTPVAPGAAPPRGTRGRRPLRRDGRAGWLFLAPTLIVLGLFMVLPILMALWVSVSDWTGNGSPFSSRVHFVGGDNYAALLAEPGLTRQNFATSVRNNGYFVLFVVPLQTALALFLALLLNQRKLRGRQFFRTAFYFPTVTSSVAISVVFLFLFSSTGTVNAALKLFGVDGPSWFADPRGIFHLALGDPADPPAALAGHGFLGLSWWDWLAGPSVAMCSIIVLVVWTSTGGFMLMFYAALQNLPPSVDEAALIDGATSWQRFWRVTLPQLRPTLFLVLTLGLIGTWQVFDQVYVLSRGNPANTTLTPAYLSYSSSFIGHQWGQGAAIAFLLFLVIVAFTLVQRWALRERR, from the coding sequence ATGGGCACGCTGCTCACCACGCCGGTGGCTCCGGGTGCCGCACCCCCGCGCGGCACCCGGGGCCGCCGCCCCCTCCGGCGCGACGGCCGGGCCGGCTGGCTCTTCCTCGCCCCGACGCTGATCGTGCTCGGCCTGTTCATGGTGCTGCCGATCCTGATGGCGCTCTGGGTGAGCGTCAGCGACTGGACCGGCAACGGCAGCCCGTTCTCCTCGCGCGTGCACTTCGTCGGCGGCGACAACTACGCCGCCCTGCTCGCCGAACCCGGGCTGACGCGCCAGAACTTCGCGACGAGCGTCCGCAACAACGGCTACTTCGTGCTGTTCGTGGTCCCCCTCCAAACCGCCCTCGCCCTCTTCCTGGCGTTGCTCCTGAATCAGCGAAAGCTGCGGGGCCGCCAGTTCTTCCGGACCGCGTTCTACTTCCCGACCGTGACCAGCTCGGTCGCCATCTCGGTGGTGTTCCTCTTCCTGTTTTCCAGCACCGGCACGGTGAACGCGGCGCTGAAACTGTTCGGGGTGGACGGTCCGAGCTGGTTCGCCGACCCGCGCGGGATCTTCCACCTCGCGCTCGGCGACCCCGCGGACCCGCCGGCCGCGCTGGCGGGCCACGGTTTCCTCGGACTGTCCTGGTGGGACTGGCTGGCCGGCCCGAGCGTGGCGATGTGCTCGATCATCGTGCTCGTCGTCTGGACCTCCACCGGCGGCTTCATGCTGATGTTCTACGCGGCGCTGCAGAACCTGCCGCCGTCGGTCGACGAGGCCGCGCTGATCGACGGCGCGACGTCGTGGCAGCGGTTCTGGCGCGTCACCCTGCCGCAGCTGCGCCCGACGCTGTTCCTGGTGCTGACGCTCGGGCTGATCGGCACCTGGCAGGTCTTCGACCAGGTGTACGTGCTCAGCCGCGGCAACCCGGCCAACACCACGCTGACGCCGGCCTACCTGTCGTACTCGTCGTCGTTCATCGGTCACCAGTGGGGCCAGGGCGCGGCGATCGCGTTCCTCCTGTTCCTCGTGATCGTGGCGTTCACCCTGGTGCAGCGCTGGGCCCTGCGGGAGCGCCGATGA
- a CDS encoding extracellular solute-binding protein, with protein sequence MLPRRTVAAFAAAGLLLPLSACGSGFDDSSQPATQQAGPATLKVMIAASGGAELKAMQDAAAAWGKDGSKAEVVSANDLPQQLSQGFAAGSPPDVFAVDATKFQGYADQMLPYGDGLSYSGDIYPTLRTTFTKDGKLYCAPKDFSTLALAVNTDDWAAAGLTDTDLPKTWDQLESVARKLTTGGRTGLVFNDTRDRVGAFLVQAGGWATDADQKQATADTPQNLQALTYVRDLLAAGVAKYPKQIGAGDSGEAFGQHKASMSIDGNWMVGGMKKDYPGVKYRVVALPAGPAGPGTLSFTQCWGIAAKSKFQEQAKQLVDSFMQPQQQLAFAEAFGVIPSRQSVRAQYEQKFPAQSAFVAGADHAHGPVTLTKMDPVLTDFDAQLQQLPGADPKRILQQLQQNTAAALGQ encoded by the coding sequence ATGCTTCCCCGCCGAACTGTGGCCGCCTTCGCGGCGGCCGGCCTGCTGCTCCCGCTTTCCGCCTGTGGCAGCGGCTTCGACGACTCGTCGCAACCCGCCACCCAGCAGGCCGGGCCCGCCACGCTCAAGGTGATGATCGCCGCGAGCGGTGGCGCCGAGCTCAAAGCCATGCAGGACGCCGCCGCGGCCTGGGGCAAAGACGGCTCGAAGGCCGAGGTCGTGAGCGCCAACGATCTCCCGCAGCAGCTCAGCCAGGGCTTCGCGGCCGGCAGCCCGCCGGACGTCTTCGCCGTCGACGCCACCAAGTTCCAGGGCTACGCCGACCAGATGCTCCCGTACGGCGACGGACTGTCCTACTCCGGCGACATCTACCCGACGCTGCGCACCACGTTCACCAAGGACGGCAAGCTCTACTGCGCTCCCAAGGACTTCTCGACCCTCGCACTGGCCGTCAACACCGACGACTGGGCCGCGGCCGGGCTCACCGACACCGACCTCCCCAAGACGTGGGACCAGCTCGAGTCCGTCGCGCGGAAGCTGACCACCGGCGGCCGGACCGGGCTGGTCTTCAACGACACCCGTGACCGCGTCGGGGCGTTCCTGGTGCAGGCCGGTGGCTGGGCCACCGACGCCGACCAGAAGCAGGCCACCGCCGACACCCCGCAGAACCTCCAGGCCCTGACCTACGTCCGCGACCTCCTGGCCGCCGGCGTCGCGAAGTATCCGAAGCAGATCGGCGCCGGTGACTCCGGTGAGGCGTTCGGCCAGCACAAGGCGTCGATGAGCATCGACGGCAACTGGATGGTCGGCGGGATGAAGAAGGACTACCCCGGCGTCAAGTACCGCGTCGTCGCGCTGCCCGCCGGTCCGGCCGGGCCCGGCACGCTGTCGTTCACGCAGTGCTGGGGCATCGCCGCCAAGAGCAAGTTCCAGGAGCAGGCCAAGCAGCTCGTCGACTCGTTCATGCAGCCGCAGCAGCAGCTCGCGTTCGCCGAAGCCTTCGGCGTGATCCCGTCGCGGCAGTCCGTGCGGGCGCAGTACGAGCAGAAGTTCCCGGCGCAGTCGGCGTTCGTCGCCGGCGCCGACCACGCGCACGGGCCCGTCACCCTGACCAAGATGGACCCGGTGCTGACCGACTTCGACGCCCAGCTGCAGCAGCTGCCGGGCGCCGACCCGAAGCGGATCCTGCAGCAGCTGCAGCAGAACACCGCGGCCGCGCTGGGGCAGTGA
- a CDS encoding LacI family DNA-binding transcriptional regulator gives MGRPTLNSVAEAAAVSRQTVSNVINSPEVVSPETRERVLAAIERLGYRPNTAARQMRTTRSQIIGLCIPPSGNGVSGVVLDQFLHSLTATAERYDHRIMLFTAADDEAETRAYADLIASVGIDGFVLTNTHHDDLRTRWLLDRELPFVTFGRPWGAEDTHPWVDVDGAAGTRLATDHLVRQGHRRIAFVGWPEGSGSGDDRRAGWAAGLAAAGLGEGPQAAVYDGVEGGRSAAARLLDASGSAGGAAGGAANLRGGGPAGGVGGGAANPPGGDHPAIAAGAPTAFVCASDSLALGVTAELRDRGIRPGADAAVIGFDDTPTASVLGLSSVAQPIADVAAECVRQLRAILRGDPAAEPATTLFTPHLVLRTT, from the coding sequence ATGGGACGGCCCACGCTGAACTCGGTGGCCGAAGCGGCCGCGGTGTCGCGGCAGACCGTGTCCAATGTGATCAACTCGCCCGAGGTGGTCAGCCCGGAGACGCGCGAGCGCGTGCTGGCCGCCATCGAGCGGCTGGGCTACCGCCCGAACACCGCCGCCCGCCAGATGCGCACCACGCGCTCGCAGATCATCGGGCTGTGCATCCCGCCGTCGGGCAACGGCGTCAGCGGCGTCGTCCTCGACCAGTTCCTGCACTCGCTGACCGCGACCGCCGAGCGCTACGACCACCGGATCATGCTGTTCACCGCGGCCGACGACGAGGCCGAAACCCGCGCGTACGCCGACCTGATCGCCTCGGTCGGCATCGACGGGTTCGTGCTCACCAACACCCACCACGACGACCTGCGCACCCGCTGGCTGCTCGACCGGGAACTGCCGTTCGTGACGTTCGGCCGGCCGTGGGGCGCGGAGGACACCCACCCGTGGGTCGACGTCGACGGCGCGGCGGGCACCCGGCTGGCCACGGACCACCTGGTCCGCCAGGGGCACCGGCGGATCGCGTTCGTGGGGTGGCCGGAGGGCTCGGGCAGCGGCGACGACCGCCGCGCGGGCTGGGCCGCCGGACTCGCGGCCGCGGGACTGGGCGAAGGTCCGCAGGCCGCGGTGTACGACGGGGTCGAGGGTGGCCGGTCGGCCGCCGCCCGGCTGCTGGACGCGAGCGGATCCGCCGGCGGTGCGGCCGGCGGCGCCGCGAACCTGCGCGGTGGCGGGCCGGCCGGCGGAGTGGGCGGCGGCGCTGCGAACCCGCCCGGCGGCGACCACCCCGCGATCGCCGCCGGTGCGCCCACCGCGTTCGTCTGCGCCAGTGACTCGCTCGCCCTCGGGGTCACCGCCGAGCTGCGGGACCGCGGTATCCGGCCCGGCGCGGACGCCGCCGTGATCGGGTTCGACGACACCCCGACCGCGTCCGTGCTCGGGCTGAGCAGTGTCGCGCAGCCCATCGCCGATGTCGCCGCCGAGTGCGTCCGGCAGCTGCGGGCCATCCTGCGGGGCGATCCCGCCGCCGAACCCGCGACCACCCTCTTCACCCCGCACCTGGTGCTGCGCACCACGTGA